A stretch of DNA from Phalacrocorax carbo chromosome 16, bPhaCar2.1, whole genome shotgun sequence:
ACGCCATCTTGAAAACACAGACAATAAAAGTGCCTAAACCCATCAAAGTTATAGACCTGCCTAGGGGCGGTACTCTGTTTGTGATGGAACATTTGGAAATGAGAGGCTTAAACAGGTAAAACACAGTATTATCTTTGCATCCTTTAACCAGAAATTTTGACAATTATGTCAGTGAGGTCACTTGTTTTCAGAGgggaaacttttaaaaaatttttttcaaagcaagtcAAGATACATTTGGGAAGTTATACAGCAGAGaactaaataaaatacttcataatGCTTCACCTAGCAAATTGGTCACACATCAAGAGCTGAgtgtggtttttgtttagttttgcatttgtttgggttttgtgttttttttctttttttaggtaATTagtgatttgtttgtttttttttttttacagtaagatTCCCTTTTACAGTAAGGAAAATGTGCAAATGCCACCTTTGACATACGGATGTCAGGGGATAGCTACAATCTGTGTTAACAGGGAGAAAATTATATAACTTTGCCTTAACTGACAGTGCCTTGAGAACAGGGAAAGATGTGAGAGGTCAAAGACAGGAGAAGGAACACACCTTTGTTAACAtgggaggcagctggctgtcggAGTTGTTTGTAATTACTGCTAGACTTTTCTGAACTGTGTAGAGGATAAGCTTCTATTAAAAATTGATACATAAATAAGGCCCACCTGACACTTTCAGCTTCTAGGCTTTTTAAAGAGGAGAAGCTAGAGACAAAGACGTGAAGAAGAGGATGAGTCTCATTTGGCTCTGTTTCCCAAAGACAGTTTGCCCCCcgccaaaaaagaaaaaaaccataacGTGTTGCATATGCTTTTCTTACAGATGTGTTACTGAAAGTTCCTATAGAAGTGATATCACACAGGAATTAGAATTGATAGTTTCTCATTGTTACTAAATTTATGATTGCTGCTTACTTTTAATAGCGTTGTCAGAAACAACCATGTAAGTACATTTTGGTTTATGTTAATGCATAATCTTTATAGGAAGGGGAGCTGTTTATGACtagaatattttgaaaatgtacttTGTAAGACATGCAGAACTTCTTTAACTTGCTTGATAAATCTTTTCAAGTAACTCCTTGATATTCAAGAACTGGATTCGTTCATGTGTCAGTGTTGCTAAGAATACTTCTCTTTCTTAGACATTCAGCAAAGCTTGGAGCACAACTGGCTGATCTCCACCTTCATAACCAGCAACTTGgagagaagctgaagaaagaagagaacacAGTTGGTACGGTACACAGCTGTTTGCAAATTTAACCTCGTTAATAATAATCTacaaaatagttaaaatagcttttgttaTTTCAGGATAAGTTCATCTTCTTCCACTAAAGATATTATGAAGACAGATTTGGATGAAACACCCAGGCAGGGGGccatctttttgcttttgtttgctctgCTTGGATCCCTGTAAGCAAAACATTTATTCAATTTGGGACCTTTGGGATCCCGAACCACAGTTTCTGCAAGGACATGGTATCAGAGAAGATACACTACCTCAAAATATGATTATGAAGATTATAATGTAGCTGCTTTACATCAAGCTTTAAACTTAAAACCAAACAGCAACAACTATTGTAACAAAAGAGTATTAACGTGCAAATTTTTTATTCTCAGTAGAAGAAGCATTGTACCCTTGTGTAGTTTTTAAGGCCCATTTGCATTGTAGATACTTAGAATCTTGTCATTAGTATTGGATTTTTGTCTTTGGTTTGAAAGGTAAAGGTCAAGGGCAAATGGAAGTCCAGTTTGTGGATCAATTTGGCTTTCATACAGTTACCTGCTGTGGCTATCTTCCACAGGTAGGTTGTACTTCATCAGACTGATAGAATTTTAAGTTTAtcttattttcccttcagtgacgCAAAGAGCCAAAATTATCataatggaaattaatttatttctgtggagtcgtaaaaagacaaaacactgTTCAGCCTGCTAAGGAAAGCAGTGCTTTGAAAGCACTTACAGCTGCATTGGACATTCTCTTCAATTGCTTCCTTTTTATCACttagagaaaattatttattcccCTAGTTTAGCATTTTAAGATAACAGTCTATTAAGTGGTGACATTTACTGTCCTGGATGGTATCAGCACAAAGGCTGTATCATCCTCCAAAgctttatttgaaaaagaaaaaaatctgtcttttgtGTGGTGTAGAACTAAGGTCTTCATCCCTGTTCCTTTAGGTGAATGACTGGCAGAATGACTGGGTGACTTTCTTTGCCAAGCAAAGAATCCAGCCACAGATGGACATGATTGAAAAGAATTCAGGAGACAGGGAAGCAAGAGAACTTTGGGCACAACTTCAGGTAGGAGAAATTCTTATATTATAGTGATAGCTAGGTATCAGTtgtttagattttcttttcataaaacaaaGTTCCTGTTTGTTGGTGTGCTCCGTGTTCTGTTCATAAGAGACTCCAGCTTTTAGGGATTAAAATGCTCCTCATTCTAAGGTATAATGGCTTTTGCCACATCACCCTATGCTAATGTTCTAAAGTGCATGTCTGCCAAATAGCACTTTGCCTAACTGTTTGGGAAATCCTAGACCAAGTTCACGTTTCTCATTCCCTGTAACATGTTTGTGATGAGAAATATATGTAAGGAGTACTATTCTGCACATTATCTGTTCATTTAAGGTTTGCATCTGATTAAGTGACTGCAGTATTAGCTACCTGGATACTACTTTGTAGAAATCCCTTCAAGGATGGTGAGAGATTCCTGAGCCTTCTAATGCTGAAGTGCTGGTTGTGGTGGTTGTTATTATTGAAGCTGGTCAATATTGCAGCACCGaatgcagttttaattttttatattcttagTGCTAGACAACATTTGGATGACTCTTCTTCAGCTGCTGGCTTTTACGAAAAATATAAATCCTCTTGATTTTCTCAGCATCTCCGTTGACTAGGTCCTATGCTGTTTCAAGTtatgttctatttttttttttaacaaactttTAAGAAGTTTCAATTCATGCtctgcatgtgtgcatgcagaTAAAGCTCTATAATCATTCACCTTAAAATGTAATACTTACGtgtcttgcttttttccctctgcagctgaagATACCCAGTTTGTTCTGTGACGTAGAAATTGTTCCTGCTCTCCTGCATGGAGATCTCTGGGGAGGAAATGTAGCTGAGGATGATTCTGGTCCAATTATCTTCGATCCGGCTTCTTTCTACGGCCATTCAGAGTATGAGCTTGCAATAGCTGGGATGTTTGGTGGCTTCAGCAGTTCTTTTTACTCTGCTTATCATACTAAAATTCCCAAAGCTGCAGGGTTTGAGAAACGGCTAAAGCTTTATCAGCTTTTTCACTACATGAACCATTGGAACCATTTTGGCACAGGGTACAGAGGGTCTTCTCTAAACATTATGAGAAACCTTATAAAGTGACTCTCTGCTTAAGCAGAACACTTCCTAGGTTGCTTGGAAAACCCCATGCTTGGTGGTGCAACTACAGGAGTAGTAatgttaaatgttaaaaaaagctGCTAGACCCTTGACCTTGTTGCACAGCTAAAGACCTAGAACCAGTGAGTCTTGCTGAATACCAAGTGTGACATAGTCATCCCTTTTTAGGATAGTTGGCAATACCTTTATGGGGGAAATATCTAAGGAAGGAGTTTATTCAGTTGCACAAAAGATCTGTCGGTGTCAAGAAAGCGCTGCATGCTTGAGAGTAGGCAAGTTAATAGCAATCAAGCACTTGAGTGTATATCATTTGGAAGAAGTTATCTCTTAGGGACCAGTTGTGCTTCAGAGTAGAGGAATACCAGGGTTTGCATTTGCGCCCTTATGGAAAACATTAGAGAATTTTTTGTGGAATGGAAACTTGCTCTTCTCAGTTACCGAGGAGATGGCTAAAAGAGTTGCTCGTTGCTTTTTGCTCTTCACCCCCCCACAACCTTTACGATAGATTGATCAGACTCTTTCAACTCTTCATGTCCGGTTACatgcatgaaaacaatgttaacaaaatattttgaaagccaatgagaaaattatataatggaaactgaaaaattatttgtactTGCTCTTCATTATGCTAATGTGAATCTGTTGGATGGATACTGCTTCCTCTTCTGTTACAAAGCTGTGTGAAAAtacttataatttttttctggcatgTGCCTTTTGGTGCCTCTCATCCTTCTTATGGGCTGTTCTGTGCTTGCCAGTCAGTGGGCTCTTACCTACAGCAATTTTGTTTTCACCAGAACTacctctctctcctttcctggaTTATGCTTTTGTCCAATAGTGTGCATTCTTAGAGACCTTTTCAGGCAAGACTTTACACATACACATCCTGTGAAGACGTGTTTCTTGCTAATACAAACAGATGGCAACTGTTGTCATTGCCCACAGGATAATGCCATCTAGTTGTGGTATAGGCTTCACATAAATTTTCTGTAGTTCAgactacatttttcttcagtccCCACTAAGTGCACTTTGTAGCTCTTGGGATAAGAGATGTGAAACCAAATGAAGTTGAAATTTAACTCCCAGAACAGCAGCCCTACACCAGTGTCAAGTTCTTTAAGGACAGCTTTGCAGACGAGCTATTTCTTGTACCTTTAATATTAGATGATAATACTAAAATTGTACTCTTCTTGATATAGGCTGGTAATGATATTTCAGTGCAAGCTACCAGGTAGGTGGGAGAGATGCATGATTCCTAACGTGCATTTTGAGTTTTTGGGAATGACCtgaatgaattaattaaaaatgtttttcactggATATTGGCAGATTACTGAGGGCTTTTCAGTTGCTGGTTTTGTAGTTATGAGAATTGGAAGCAAGTTTAGAGAACACTATCACTTGATATAACTTTCCTTAATTCTACTGCTCTTCTCACTGGCTGTTTAACTTTTGCTACAAAAAGTTTGAAAACCTTGCTTGGTAGAATAGCTTTTACTTTTACCTTGttgcttaaataaaaagtttgcCAGTTGATTATTGTTGTCTCTGTTTTCTGACTTTAAACCTTACAGCTTGCATCCATTTTTGGGAGCTACTTGCTCTAACCTGTTAAAGGTTCCTAGTTTGTTAGTCAATTATGGTTAACCAAGATGTTGATGGGACTGTGGTCATGGATTTTAATCTGGAGCAGTGtgtcactgaagaaaattatgtgCTGTTTAGTTACGGTATCATTTGAGGTCCTGTCTGTGCCTTCAGACAGGAGCATTGTACCAGCTGTTTGGATGTTGTTGATGAAATGTTAACATCTCATATCCTCATCCCATTCACCCAAACTGAACGCCACGTAGTGCAGCTGACTGGAGGAATGCTGTGGAATTTTAGCCAGCAGTCAGTCTGGTTAGATCTTTTAACTGTTCATATCCATATGCCTTCATAGTAAAGCGAGAAGTTATTTAACAATGTCATTCTGTTTACAAATCTTCAACAAATCAGCGTGCTTATTTTGCTAAGATACCCAAATACTTCTTATCATCACAAGGTGAAAAGTGATAACGAAGGTGGATTTTCTGTCAGTCGTAGACCTGAGTGATAAACAGTAAGTCTTCAAAGATCACCTTTTCCCAACAGaatttaatcaaaatatttttatgtttgaaGGAAAATTGTGTTGTATGCAGGTTATGTAAATAGGAACAACTGTAGTCAAGAGTTTTAATTTAAGGGATAGTATGGTCACTTTTTCAAAGCCATTTTGTGCTACGATTAAATGGAAGGGGATAAAGAGGAACACAGATGAATTGTAACAGTGAGCTCTACTGTACCATGGATCCCTTGGTTTTGAGTTCTTATAGACAGCAGTTGAATCAGAGGATGGAGAAGAGGATGAAATctcttctgaaggcaggctgctggTGGACCCTGAAGACAAAATTGCTGCAGTTCTGTAAggtagttttttttccttgcttattGTGTAGTCCTGCACTCGTCTTAGAATTCTCTTTGATCATTTTGTTGCAGTCTCTGTTCCAGGTGTGCCTTTGTTATTCTTTATCTCTTTCTCTCATCGTCTAAAGCTAACgtgttctgcttttccttgcCATGTATTCTTTCCTCTCGGTTCCCTCTCTGCATTCTAAATCTGGCGAGAGTGTCTCCTTGTGCCCACACTCTCATTCCATATTTCCTGGTTCTGTATCATAATTCTGCTGACTTTCCTATTTGTACAAAGAAAAAGGGTAAAAGAACCACTGGATTTTTCTTAAATCCACAGTGTACATGTGTTTGTATATTGTTAAAAAATGGTAATATCCTTCATGATGTTTCTAAGTCTTGTCAAGGTGCATCACAATACATATATGGCATATGTAGGCTAAAGTATCTcaaggcatttatttttaatactttaaaaaccagatctctctctctttttttcttaatttaaattttgaaattaattccttaAGGAATTAATTAATAGGTTGGGATATGATTGTGCCCAATTTCAATAACATCAGCTTCTGCCTAGGAGAGGAGTTAGGGGAAGGGAAACTTGGCAACTGGACATGATGGTTAGGATCAGAGGAAAATTCAGGTTGGGAGAGAGCTCAGGAGGTCGTTTAATTCAATCTCCTGCTTAAAGCGGGACGCTCTATGAGGTCAGGCCAGGTTCCTTAGGTCTTTATCTGGtctggtcttgaaaacctctaaGGATGGAGgctgcacaacctctctgggctaCTGGTTTCATGGCTTGACTGTCCTTGTGAAAATACAGGTTCTCGCAGAGAGGTTCAAAATGGATGTATTTCTGCTGAATTGCTTATAATTCTTATGTACCCTACATCTCAGTGcgatttttttgttttcattctcacGGACTGCTGCCATCTGCAAAAAACCAATACGAATGTTGCACTCTAgtactgtttttcttcctgctttatGTCCTCGCTGTTGTTCCAAAGTAGATCTGGTGATTTTAACTGATGCTGGACTGTTCTAGCAGAAGTGAAAGCAGGTAGGAAATGCTATATAATTAGCTTGTCTTATAGGTGCCATTTGTGACAGAAGATTTAAGGGGAAAATATACTTCTGGTAACTAAGCCACGCCAGAATCACAtaatctttattatttttctttgtgaaataaTACTTGATTATTTTTCAACATATTTTCAATGAAATCTCCAAGAATTCACTGAAATCTCCCAAGATGTGGTTGATATTTTATACAGAGCTACAGCCTGTGCAGTTGAACTGAAGATCAGATCCATGGGATTAAAGGAGCTCTGAATTATTTGTCCTTGGATAGTTCTTTACTGAGAAACTATAACTTCTGTCAAAGGAAGGGAGGTTTTAATGGTGGAAAATCTTTTCTTGCTCTTGGCTTACACTGTTCTatatagtttctttctttctatgaTTCTTTAGATAGTGCTACTCGCAAAGGAGAAGGAACCAATCTTTTTCTCATTGGTGTGCAAGGGGATATCTGTCTTCTGGACAGTCTTTGAAAACACTTATTAGAAGCAGTTGTGagcaaaacaagaagaaaagaccTGGGAAACTGAATAAACTCCTCTATAAGCATAACCCTGAGGACAGGTCTTAAACCAGGAGCCCAACAACGCTCATAAGTAGTCCTTTGTAACTCCTCGCCGCCCTCGCCCATCTACCGCGCACTGTTAGCGGTTTCCTTCGTGACCTGGCCATGGTGCTGAACGGTTTGTGGGAGGAGGTTTCCTCGACCCaccagtgggtttttttcaagcaCTCTGGGCCTTTGAGCCCATCTGGAATGGTTTTGAGTTGTTTTACTTCCAGTGTGTGAAATGATGCTGTTCAAAGCTGCTTGACTGGAAATAACACGAGCAAAAATGTTAGGAAACCAGGCCTTTCACCTCTGCATTACTAGTTAAATATTGATCCAGCCTGGAAGCAACCTGTCTCTTGGCTGCTATATAAGTGATGCAATATATATGGATTAACACAGTCCTGCTTCTGGTTTAAcgaaaaataaaatgtgagaaTGCTGAAAGAAATGTTATAGTCAGTAACTATTGGCAtcttcactggaaattggaggaGAGAAGTCCATGGCATACTAGGCCACAGAAATTGTGGGTTCAGTAGTAACACTGTGGATGAAGATGCATTctccttgtttgttttggtttttggggcttttgggttttcttttcctcagtgggtaaacagaaaaatgaattagGGTATCTTTCACTAGGAAGAAATAAGGGTCCCTGCTCATTGTCATTTATTTTGTTGCcaaaaaattttcctttccctgggTGCTTCACTCCAAACTAGGGCATGATTCCCTCCTTTCAGCAGCATTTGGAAACCATTGTTCTACTAGCAGGGGACCCTTTAGGGCGTCTTATCTCCTGAAATTCAACTTGCTTGGCATTTTCACTATCTGGAACTCAGCCATATGAGTCATACTGACTCTCTGCCACAAACTGTCCAAGATCTACAGCTGTAATCAAGTTGCTTTGAGTGCACATGCACTGGCTTATGTAATTTAATGTACACGCTGAGCCCTTATGCTTTCAGCTTTGTTTGATCTGGGCATAGTTGTTTGCCTTAGCGGCTGTGGCTCACTTTCTGGGCACAAATGCTCCATGAAAGCGTATGGACAAATTACTTGAGACTCCTACAGTAAGTGCTGACTCTTCCCGACTTCTCCCCAACATTACTTTTGTAGCCCTATTTTGTGAATGATCTATTTTACAGTTAGTATATCAGTGatataacagaaaatattacagCTGGACTTGGTAGAAGGATTGCCGAAGCAGTCACTGGTAACTTCAGGCATATAATGCAAAGGTCCAACCAAGATAATGGTTTCTTGCTGCTCTTACGTACTCTTCTGTATTTGAATCACTGTTTCTGAGTCCAGGTCATGAGCTGCACTTGTCCAGCTTGTGCTCTTACTCTGTAAGCAGTGTCCTGCTCAGATAAACCTGGATGTTAGCAGAGTTCCTCCTTAGCCAATTTGTCCCTTGGAGGTCTGCTGTGTTGCAGCTGCTCCATGTACCATAAGGAGCTACCTTCTGAGAAGTTACTTGTCTGAGAAATTACTTGTACTATACCAAGATTTTTCACTCCATGGAGGACTGGAACCATTTGTGAATGTAGTGAAAAGCCTACCTAAATAAAGCCAGTATTTGTGCAGTAATCATTCCTTTCTCTGTCAAAACCAAATAGCTTATATGAATCAATGCAAACGAATAgtaatgaaaagagaaaatcatgAAAGCAAAGTGCAACAGTGGCATCAGAATCCAGAAATTCCCGGGGGAGATGGTAGGCATCGCTGCTCCAAGTGAGAGCAAGAACTGCAGCCTTTTCTACCAATTGCACTGTGCTAGGAATCAGTCATAGCCGCCTAACCAAATATGTTATCTTTATACAGATGTTATTCAAACAAATAT
This window harbors:
- the LOC104039620 gene encoding ketosamine-3-kinase → MEETLRRELGTAVLRPTGHLGGGCISQGQSYDTDRGRVYVKSNSKAEARRMFEGEMASLDAILKTQTIKVPKPIKVIDLPRGGTLFVMEHLEMRGLNRHSAKLGAQLADLHLHNQQLGEKLKKEENTVGKGQGQMEVQFVDQFGFHTVTCCGYLPQVNDWQNDWVTFFAKQRIQPQMDMIEKNSGDREARELWAQLQLKIPSLFCDVEIVPALLHGDLWGGNVAEDDSGPIIFDPASFYGHSEYELAIAGMFGGFSSSFYSAYHTKIPKAAGFEKRLKLYQLFHYMNHWNHFGTGYRGSSLNIMRNLIK